One window from the genome of Alkalihalobacillus sp. LMS6 encodes:
- a CDS encoding metallophosphoesterase, giving the protein MKYNLKKKTWSLFITMFAVLIFFQSSHPVDAKNDKSFSFVWMSDTQYYSQKYPYIYDHMTSWIAEHAKEESIKYVIHTGDIVDRMNNEFEWVQADVAMKKLDEANIPYGVLAGNHDIGHNDRNYKMFKSYFGDERFKNSKAFKDSYKDNEAHYDTIVVNRHKLLILYLGFGWNQETLNWAEDVLSDHPDHTVILATHRYLQVDGQRSKDGNLLFEKLVVPHENVQLVLSGHYHGHAQRFDRLDQDGDGINERIVVQLLSDYQSYEKGGNGFMRILTFHPNTSSVEIRTYSPYTNEHLLEDEEFQKIPMSFHFPLTF; this is encoded by the coding sequence ATGAAGTACAATTTAAAAAAGAAAACATGGTCTTTATTTATTACAATGTTCGCCGTTTTGATTTTCTTTCAGTCTTCTCATCCAGTTGATGCAAAAAATGACAAATCATTCTCTTTTGTCTGGATGTCAGACACCCAATACTATTCACAAAAATATCCTTATATTTACGATCATATGACATCATGGATTGCAGAACATGCGAAGGAAGAATCGATCAAATATGTCATACATACAGGTGACATTGTAGACAGAATGAATAATGAATTTGAATGGGTTCAAGCCGATGTCGCAATGAAAAAATTAGATGAAGCAAACATTCCTTATGGTGTGCTAGCAGGAAATCATGACATCGGGCATAATGATCGAAACTATAAAATGTTTAAATCGTATTTTGGGGATGAACGGTTCAAAAACTCGAAAGCATTTAAAGACTCTTACAAAGATAACGAAGCACACTATGATACGATTGTCGTAAATCGACATAAATTGCTTATCTTATATTTAGGCTTTGGTTGGAACCAAGAAACCTTAAATTGGGCAGAAGACGTGTTGAGCGACCACCCTGACCATACTGTTATTTTAGCAACCCACCGTTATTTACAAGTGGACGGCCAACGCTCAAAGGACGGAAATCTTTTGTTTGAAAAACTTGTCGTTCCACATGAAAATGTTCAACTCGTTTTAAGCGGACACTATCATGGTCATGCCCAACGATTTGATCGGTTAGATCAAGACGGAGATGGAATTAATGAACGGATCGTTGTGCAATTATTATCTGACTATCAAAGTTATGAAAAGGGAGGAAATGGTTTTATGCGTATTTTAACCTTTCACCCAAATACGTCCTCAGTAGAAATTCGGACGTATTCTCCATATACAAATGAGCATTTACTGGAAGATGAAGAATTTCAAAAGATCCCAATGAGTTTTCATTTTCCATTAACGTTCTAA
- a CDS encoding spore coat protein yields the protein MQPPYRYVRNMPHDYRRPYGYGYGRRPRPFYGGGNALLGGFVGGLGGALVAPYLFGGPGYGYGYGGGYPPYGYPPYGGGYYY from the coding sequence ATGCAACCACCCTATAGGTATGTAAGAAACATGCCGCACGACTACCGTAGACCATATGGATATGGCTATGGAAGAAGACCAAGACCTTTTTACGGAGGCGGAAATGCATTATTAGGTGGCTTTGTTGGGGGTTTAGGCGGTGCTTTAGTGGCGCCATACCTTTTTGGCGGACCTGGGTACGGATATGGGTACGGTGGTGGTTACCCGCCATATGGGTACCCACCTTATGGTGGCGGATACTACTATTAA
- a CDS encoding penicillin-binding transpeptidase domain-containing protein — MKKPSVFITFSIVGLFLAACSTATPEDSIEAYIENWEDRNYEAMYQMLTNDAQEAITEEAFVERYENIYDGLVNDFSVEASYPEEFSGENEESISINVAMNTLVGPYEFEASLPLVLNQEEEEVWEVHWDHHLIFPQLSEDDTVDYRSYAQQRGEIFDQEGQGLALNGQVVDLAIVPNRFENEEEEIAELAERLNRSEDSIRQILEQGWVQEDSLVIIGQLPESELEMVTDIHEDVPGFTYQMGEGRVYPFGEAAAHLIGYIRPISAEQLEELAEEGYNQQSLIGQTGLERIKEEQLRGTPGGKIFIVGPDGEEKDTLVEQEAVDGENVHLTINMDIQEALMSELDGEPGTAVALHPQTGETLALVSSPSYDPNLMTVGLSSFQREELEEDEAEPLLNRFYNRFSPGSTMKAVTAAIGLENDTLNPEDTVDVSGHEWQPDDSDWGSYHVRRVTDPNGAVDLFDAMAYSDNIYFAQAALALGEEQIQAGAELFGFGETFEYEYPLQTSLLTGENGFQSEIQLADTGYGQGEILVNPVHLASMFTTFVNEGTMIKPVLDQDEETDQVALEPVSTETANLVDETLENVVSSENGTAGSLQRDGHSIAAKTGTAEVGEDTLGWVVSYDRDDPSLLLAVMQDGVGSGDVLPIIDHIYDQFLD; from the coding sequence TTGAAGAAACCTAGCGTGTTTATTACTTTTTCAATTGTTGGCTTATTTTTAGCGGCATGTTCAACCGCAACGCCAGAAGACTCAATTGAAGCATATATTGAAAATTGGGAAGATCGTAATTACGAAGCCATGTATCAGATGTTAACGAACGATGCTCAGGAAGCGATAACAGAAGAGGCGTTTGTAGAACGCTATGAAAATATTTATGATGGGCTGGTCAATGATTTTTCAGTCGAGGCTTCCTATCCTGAAGAATTCTCAGGTGAAAATGAAGAGTCCATTTCTATAAATGTTGCGATGAATACACTTGTGGGTCCATACGAGTTTGAAGCTTCTCTTCCGCTTGTATTAAATCAAGAAGAGGAGGAGGTATGGGAAGTTCACTGGGACCATCATTTGATTTTTCCTCAATTAAGTGAAGATGACACGGTCGATTATCGATCGTATGCACAACAACGGGGAGAAATTTTTGATCAAGAGGGTCAAGGGTTAGCACTTAATGGACAAGTTGTGGATTTGGCTATCGTTCCAAATCGGTTTGAAAACGAGGAAGAAGAAATAGCGGAATTAGCTGAACGATTGAACCGGTCTGAAGATTCGATTCGACAAATCCTCGAACAAGGTTGGGTCCAAGAAGATAGCCTTGTCATTATTGGTCAACTACCAGAGTCGGAATTAGAGATGGTGACAGACATTCACGAAGATGTACCTGGTTTTACGTATCAAATGGGCGAGGGGCGTGTGTACCCGTTTGGAGAAGCGGCGGCTCATTTAATTGGCTACATTCGCCCAATTTCAGCTGAACAACTAGAGGAGTTGGCAGAGGAAGGCTATAATCAGCAATCTCTAATCGGTCAGACTGGTTTAGAGCGCATAAAAGAAGAACAGTTAAGAGGTACGCCTGGAGGAAAAATCTTTATCGTTGGACCTGATGGAGAGGAAAAAGATACGCTTGTGGAACAAGAGGCAGTTGATGGGGAAAACGTACATTTAACCATTAATATGGACATTCAAGAAGCATTAATGAGCGAGCTAGATGGGGAACCCGGTACGGCTGTGGCGCTTCATCCGCAAACAGGAGAAACACTAGCTCTAGTAAGTTCACCAAGCTATGATCCAAATCTTATGACAGTAGGCCTATCTAGTTTTCAACGCGAAGAGTTAGAAGAGGATGAAGCTGAACCTTTATTAAATCGGTTTTATAACCGTTTTTCTCCTGGTTCTACAATGAAAGCAGTAACAGCGGCTATTGGTCTTGAAAATGATACGTTAAACCCTGAAGATACTGTGGATGTTTCTGGACATGAATGGCAGCCAGATGACTCGGATTGGGGAAGCTATCATGTCCGTCGTGTCACCGATCCAAATGGTGCTGTAGATTTATTTGATGCGATGGCTTATTCTGACAATATTTATTTTGCTCAAGCAGCATTAGCACTAGGAGAAGAGCAGATTCAAGCTGGAGCGGAATTATTTGGATTTGGGGAAACGTTTGAGTATGAGTATCCTCTGCAAACCTCGTTGCTGACGGGAGAGAACGGATTTCAATCAGAAATACAGTTAGCGGATACAGGATATGGGCAAGGGGAAATTTTAGTGAATCCGGTTCATTTAGCTTCGATGTTTACGACATTCGTTAATGAAGGCACAATGATAAAACCAGTATTAGATCAAGACGAGGAAACGGATCAAGTTGCTCTAGAGCCAGTTTCAACGGAAACAGCCAATCTCGTAGATGAAACATTAGAAAACGTCGTATCAAGTGAAAATGGAACGGCAGGTTCGTTGCAAAGAGATGGGCATTCGATTGCTGCAAAGACTGGAACTGCTGAGGTTGGAGAAGATACATTAGGTTGGGTCGTTAGTTATGATCGAGACGATCCGAGCTTGTTGCTTGCGGTTATGCAAGATGGGGTTGGCAGTGGAGATGTCTTACCAATAATTGATCACATCTATGATCAATTTCTCGATTAA
- a CDS encoding nitroreductase, which translates to MTNQAHIIDTIIKERRSIKKFKSDALSTDEIIELLEVAKWAPNHKLTEPWRFLLFAEEGKETFIQAYTKSQMGADQTVPEKAQKKAAYFRQIPIHLVVVMPEHPRQKTWDEDYGAVSAMIQNFQLAAWARGIGMIWRTNDWIYDPIFREAIGVKDGEKIIGTLMIGYADFIPEAKERTSIKEKLTIINE; encoded by the coding sequence ATGACGAATCAAGCACATATAATTGACACAATCATAAAAGAAAGACGATCAATAAAAAAATTTAAGTCAGATGCTTTATCAACGGACGAGATCATTGAGCTTTTAGAGGTTGCTAAGTGGGCACCTAATCATAAATTAACGGAGCCTTGGCGATTTTTACTTTTTGCGGAAGAAGGGAAAGAGACGTTCATTCAAGCTTATACGAAATCGCAAATGGGAGCAGACCAAACTGTACCTGAAAAAGCGCAAAAGAAGGCAGCGTACTTCAGGCAAATACCAATTCATCTTGTGGTCGTAATGCCTGAACATCCTCGTCAAAAAACGTGGGATGAAGACTATGGTGCGGTTAGTGCCATGATTCAAAACTTCCAGCTTGCAGCTTGGGCGAGGGGGATTGGAATGATCTGGCGGACGAATGACTGGATTTATGATCCGATTTTTAGAGAGGCGATTGGTGTGAAAGATGGCGAAAAAATTATTGGAACGTTGATGATTGGGTATGCGGACTTTATCCCAGAAGCAAAAGAACGGACAAGTATAAAAGAAAAATTAACGATCATCAATGAGTAG
- the ehuA gene encoding ectoine/hydroxyectoine ABC transporter ATP-binding protein EhuA, with protein sequence MVKDEVEQRDEHGNKDEIIVRYRDVKKAFGDTIVLNELNIDVKKGEKIALIGPSGSGKTTIIRMLMTLEQPTEGTIEVDGEMLWHKEVDGKLVPADEKHLRKVRGNIGMVFQQYNLFPHMTIMKNCTEAPIHVLGLSKQEAQDRAKKMLAKVGLEDKMNMYPSQLSGGQQQRVAIARSLVMQPKVMLFDEVTAALDPELVGEVLEVIRDIAAEGETTMMLITHEMDFAVDVADRVFFLDAGKIAEQGTPDEVIKNPKTDRLKSFLGRFHS encoded by the coding sequence ATGGTGAAAGACGAAGTGGAACAACGAGATGAGCATGGGAACAAGGATGAAATCATTGTTCGGTATCGTGATGTAAAAAAAGCATTTGGCGATACAATTGTACTAAATGAACTAAATATCGACGTCAAAAAAGGTGAAAAAATAGCGTTAATAGGTCCGTCTGGATCAGGGAAAACGACGATTATTCGAATGCTTATGACGTTAGAACAACCGACAGAAGGAACGATTGAAGTGGACGGCGAAATGCTTTGGCATAAAGAGGTTGATGGAAAACTTGTCCCAGCTGATGAAAAGCATTTACGAAAAGTTAGAGGCAATATAGGGATGGTATTTCAACAGTACAATTTGTTTCCGCATATGACGATTATGAAAAATTGCACGGAAGCCCCGATTCATGTATTAGGACTTAGCAAGCAAGAGGCACAAGATCGAGCAAAAAAAATGCTCGCAAAGGTTGGATTGGAAGACAAAATGAATATGTACCCATCGCAATTATCAGGTGGTCAACAGCAAAGAGTTGCCATTGCTCGCTCTTTAGTGATGCAGCCAAAGGTCATGTTGTTTGATGAGGTTACAGCGGCGCTTGATCCAGAGCTTGTTGGTGAAGTATTAGAAGTCATTCGTGATATTGCAGCAGAGGGAGAAACGACGATGATGCTCATTACTCATGAAATGGATTTTGCTGTGGATGTGGCAGATCGAGTTTTCTTTTTAGATGCGGGAAAAATTGCGGAACAAGGAACGCCTGATGAAGTGATAAAAAATCCAAAGACGGATCGATTAAAATCGTTCTTAGGTCGTTTTCATTCTTGA
- the ehuD gene encoding ectoine/hydroxyectoine ABC transporter permease subunit EhuD: MNDVWDWEFAFEIFPEILSAITVTISVTVIAYLISLTVGLLFALLRRSKIKPLSLLIGGIVEFIRATPPLVQLFFVFYTTPLTGFQTGVVVLGIHYATYVSEIYRSGIEAVPKSQWEAGQALNFSKAQMWRKIILPQAVPPVIPMLGNYLIVLFKETPLLLGVFVMEMMSTARAIGSQTYSFVEPITIVGLLFLLLSYPSALLIRYLERKVGNLHGNKVETRGVKT, translated from the coding sequence ATGAATGACGTTTGGGATTGGGAATTTGCGTTTGAGATCTTTCCAGAAATCTTGTCAGCTATTACCGTAACCATTTCTGTTACCGTGATTGCTTACTTAATCTCGTTAACAGTTGGCTTACTTTTTGCATTATTAAGGCGTTCAAAGATTAAACCTCTGTCATTACTTATTGGTGGCATTGTAGAGTTCATACGGGCTACGCCGCCGCTCGTACAATTGTTTTTTGTGTTTTATACAACACCATTAACTGGATTTCAAACAGGGGTTGTCGTTCTTGGTATTCATTATGCAACCTATGTTTCAGAAATTTATCGCTCCGGGATTGAAGCTGTTCCGAAGAGCCAATGGGAAGCTGGCCAGGCGTTAAACTTTTCTAAAGCACAAATGTGGAGAAAAATTATCTTGCCGCAAGCCGTGCCTCCAGTCATTCCGATGCTTGGAAATTACTTAATTGTCTTATTTAAAGAGACACCGCTACTACTTGGTGTATTTGTAATGGAAATGATGTCAACAGCTCGAGCAATTGGTTCGCAAACGTATAGTTTTGTAGAGCCGATTACAATCGTAGGACTCCTTTTCCTTCTATTAAGTTACCCATCTGCGTTGCTGATTCGTTACTTAGAGAGGAAAGTAGGAAACTTACACGGGAACAAAGTTGAGACACGGGGGGTCAAAACATGA
- the ehuC gene encoding ectoine/hydroxyectoine ABC transporter permease subunit EhuC, translating into MFSNFGTFVPFILQGLTTTVMVFLYGALIAYSIAIVAGLMRTSQYGVVRSIAAVFVELFRGTSLLVQMFFLYYALPQLIDGLNMSLMLAGSLAVGLNYGAYASEVVRSAINSIHVGQTEAAISLNMTRFQRLRLVILPQAFRLMLPGFGNNAIELLKGTSLVYFIGLADLTFNANVLRGSNTAISSQVEIYTYLLFAYFLLALPLIFLARYLEKRVSKGVSTS; encoded by the coding sequence ATGTTTTCTAATTTTGGTACGTTTGTACCGTTTATTTTGCAAGGGTTAACGACGACGGTAATGGTCTTTCTTTATGGTGCTTTAATTGCTTATTCGATCGCCATCGTTGCTGGATTAATGCGAACGTCTCAGTACGGCGTTGTTAGAAGTATTGCCGCAGTCTTTGTTGAATTGTTTAGAGGCACATCGTTACTTGTACAAATGTTCTTTCTTTATTATGCCCTCCCTCAATTAATTGATGGGTTAAATATGAGCCTTATGCTTGCAGGTTCATTAGCGGTTGGCTTAAATTATGGAGCGTATGCATCAGAGGTGGTACGAAGTGCAATTAATTCGATTCATGTCGGGCAAACCGAAGCAGCTATTTCGTTAAATATGACAAGATTTCAGCGGTTGAGGCTCGTTATTTTACCACAAGCTTTCCGCTTGATGCTACCAGGGTTTGGGAATAACGCAATCGAATTATTGAAAGGGACATCATTAGTCTATTTTATCGGATTGGCCGATTTAACGTTTAACGCAAACGTACTTCGAGGCAGCAATACGGCGATTAGTAGCCAAGTGGAAATTTATACATACTTATTGTTTGCCTATTTCTTGCTGGCGTTACCACTTATTTTCTTAGCACGCTATTTAGAAAAGCGTGTTTCTAAAGGGGTGAGCACCTCATGA
- the ehuB gene encoding ectoine/hydroxyectoine ABC transporter substrate-binding protein EhuB yields the protein MRKIGIFGVFFVSTLALAACGDGDDNGDAGGDNGGDGGGIVSVGVANEEPYGYIDVENNEVTGAAPEIARAVLQSIGYEDIEGTVNDFGALIEGVNSGSFEMATAAMDVQPQRCDAGNFGDIEIQYGEGIVVQSGNPLNLNSYEDIVDNPDVTVAVMSGANQIGMLEDLGIDSGQFMQGSSIADNIAAVENGSADVMVATDATANSAAQNNESGQVEFVEDFEQPIIDGEPVTAYGAAVFADDELREAYNEGLQELIESGELLTIIEEFGFTEANLPPDDITTEDRCNMDS from the coding sequence TTGAGAAAAATAGGAATATTCGGCGTGTTTTTCGTATCAACATTGGCACTTGCGGCATGTGGAGATGGTGATGATAACGGTGATGCAGGTGGAGACAATGGTGGAGACGGTGGCGGAATTGTAAGCGTTGGTGTTGCGAATGAAGAGCCATATGGTTACATTGACGTTGAAAACAACGAAGTGACAGGGGCCGCTCCTGAAATTGCTCGTGCTGTGTTGCAGAGCATCGGCTATGAAGATATAGAAGGAACGGTTAATGATTTCGGTGCACTCATTGAAGGTGTAAACAGTGGTTCTTTTGAAATGGCTACAGCAGCGATGGATGTTCAACCTCAGCGCTGTGATGCAGGGAATTTTGGTGATATTGAAATCCAGTATGGGGAAGGCATTGTCGTACAATCAGGCAATCCGCTCAATTTAAATAGCTATGAAGATATTGTTGATAACCCGGATGTGACTGTTGCCGTTATGTCAGGTGCTAATCAAATTGGCATGCTTGAAGATTTAGGCATTGATTCTGGACAGTTTATGCAAGGGTCAAGTATTGCGGATAACATTGCAGCGGTTGAGAACGGATCAGCAGATGTCATGGTGGCTACAGATGCAACAGCAAACTCGGCTGCCCAAAACAATGAATCTGGTCAAGTAGAATTCGTTGAGGACTTCGAACAGCCAATTATTGACGGAGAGCCTGTAACCGCATATGGAGCAGCTGTATTTGCAGATGACGAGTTAAGAGAAGCATACAATGAAGGACTTCAAGAATTAATTGAATCTGGCGAGCTTTTAACCATTATTGAAGAGTTCGGATTTACAGAAGCAAATTTACCACCAGATGATATTACAACAGAAGATCGATGTAATATGGATAGCTAA
- a CDS encoding DUF6612 family protein gives MKKTSFVLFSGIAAMALAGCQSAEESSENIETVLQDSHDTMSETTSYQMDTKAGSAQNDQGLETTTKLVREPFTYSSVQTMSNPETDETQETMMFIQDGQYYEQDPMLEEWITVPTEEAGMDDPAAIQPAEDQLEVLANHADSLSMEETDEHYQITASGTSEEATELVLAFMNQNPEELDIELNEFSYEMLIEKDSMLQESSQLSIDGELVEQGQPFSEEVAYEFSQFNALEEADVDESAMEEAISLEEAQEQMADMQAEMEQEMEQQQEMEQQD, from the coding sequence ATGAAAAAAACATCGTTTGTTCTTTTTTCTGGAATAGCCGCAATGGCTCTTGCAGGATGTCAAAGTGCAGAAGAGTCAAGTGAAAATATAGAAACAGTTCTTCAAGATTCACACGATACAATGTCTGAAACAACAAGCTATCAAATGGATACAAAAGCAGGGTCAGCTCAAAATGACCAGGGTTTAGAAACAACTACGAAGCTTGTTCGTGAACCGTTTACGTATTCTTCTGTGCAAACGATGAGTAACCCTGAAACAGATGAAACGCAGGAGACAATGATGTTCATCCAAGATGGTCAATATTACGAGCAAGATCCTATGCTCGAAGAATGGATAACTGTGCCAACTGAAGAGGCTGGTATGGATGATCCCGCTGCAATTCAGCCTGCGGAAGATCAATTAGAAGTGTTAGCGAATCATGCAGATAGTTTGAGCATGGAAGAAACCGATGAACATTATCAAATAACAGCCTCAGGAACAAGTGAAGAAGCGACGGAACTAGTGTTAGCGTTCATGAATCAAAACCCTGAAGAGCTTGATATTGAATTGAATGAGTTTAGTTACGAGATGCTAATTGAGAAAGATTCGATGTTGCAAGAGAGTAGTCAACTAAGTATTGATGGTGAATTAGTGGAGCAAGGACAACCGTTTTCTGAAGAAGTTGCATATGAATTTAGTCAGTTTAATGCACTAGAAGAAGCTGATGTAGATGAATCTGCAATGGAAGAGGCGATTTCCTTGGAAGAAGCTCAAGAACAAATGGCCGATATGCAAGCTGAAATGGAACAAGAAATGGAACAACAACAAGAAATGGAACAACAAGATTAA
- a CDS encoding glycosyltransferase family 2 protein — protein MNKPLLSIIVPSFNEEQNVEPFYFALKKVLDQSHYRYEVIYIDDGSSDSTLPLLQRLSTWHPQVNYISFTRNFGKEAAILAGFQHAKGDCVIVIDADLQHPVELIHELLDGYEEGYDQVIACRNRKGDNVVKTALSKLYYKMINKVVDVRLEDGAGDFRLLSRRAVDALLILSEGNRFSKGLFSWIGFDQKVVHYENVSRQNGDSKWSLPKLINYGIDGIISFNLKPLRICFYMGGTILLAALVYIFIMLTQIIRTGIDVPGYFTIISAVLFLGGIQLVSLGIIGEYIGRIYNETKKRPHYLIKEANATKGKRYERIQ, from the coding sequence ATGAACAAACCACTTCTATCTATTATTGTTCCTTCGTTTAATGAAGAACAAAACGTTGAGCCTTTTTATTTTGCATTAAAAAAAGTGCTTGATCAAAGCCATTATCGGTATGAAGTGATCTATATTGATGACGGTAGTTCAGATTCTACACTCCCTCTGCTTCAACGGCTTTCTACTTGGCATCCGCAAGTGAACTACATTTCGTTCACACGAAATTTTGGGAAAGAAGCAGCAATATTAGCAGGTTTTCAACACGCAAAAGGGGACTGCGTCATTGTCATAGATGCTGACTTACAACACCCTGTAGAATTGATTCATGAATTATTAGACGGGTACGAAGAAGGATACGATCAAGTCATAGCTTGCCGTAACCGAAAAGGGGACAATGTTGTTAAGACAGCCCTCTCAAAATTGTATTACAAAATGATTAATAAAGTAGTGGATGTCCGTTTGGAAGATGGAGCTGGTGACTTTCGTTTGTTAAGTCGTCGAGCTGTTGACGCACTCCTTATTTTAAGTGAAGGAAACCGCTTTTCAAAAGGGCTATTTTCATGGATTGGTTTTGATCAAAAAGTGGTTCATTATGAAAACGTGAGTCGCCAAAACGGAGATTCGAAATGGTCTTTACCGAAGTTAATTAATTACGGGATTGATGGAATTATTTCGTTTAATTTAAAACCTCTTCGCATTTGTTTTTATATGGGTGGTACAATTTTACTTGCTGCACTTGTTTACATTTTCATTATGCTCACCCAAATCATTCGGACAGGCATTGATGTTCCAGGTTACTTCACCATTATTTCAGCCGTTCTTTTTCTCGGTGGTATTCAACTCGTCTCTCTTGGCATTATTGGCGAGTACATTGGACGAATTTACAATGAAACAAAGAAGCGCCCCCACTATTTAATTAAAGAAGCAAACGCAACGAAAGGAAAACGTTATGAACGCATTCAGTAG
- a CDS encoding GtrA family protein, giving the protein MNAFSSFCQKIYRNQFMRFAFVGGINTLVFYSLFLLFHQVFALFYLVAHITAFVLSMIVSYFLNVFFTFGVRPSLKTFLQFPLTQVVNFTVSTTLVFIFVELIGLSPVIAPILAVFLTVPITYIVTAKILKRDGVTHES; this is encoded by the coding sequence ATGAACGCATTCAGTAGTTTTTGTCAGAAAATCTACCGAAATCAATTTATGCGTTTCGCCTTTGTAGGAGGGATAAATACACTTGTCTTTTATTCCCTCTTCCTCCTTTTTCACCAAGTATTTGCACTCTTTTATTTAGTGGCCCATATTACCGCCTTTGTTTTATCAATGATTGTTTCTTACTTTTTAAACGTATTTTTCACATTTGGCGTGAGACCATCTTTAAAGACATTTTTGCAATTTCCACTAACTCAAGTTGTTAATTTTACCGTATCCACAACCCTCGTGTTTATTTTCGTAGAATTAATTGGTTTATCTCCAGTTATTGCGCCAATACTTGCAGTTTTCCTTACAGTTCCTATTACGTATATTGTTACTGCAAAAATTTTAAAACGAGATGGAGTTACACATGAGTCTTAA